Proteins from a single region of Pseudomonas phenolilytica:
- a CDS encoding LysE family translocator: MYWMEFLTVALVHLLAVASPGPDFAVVVRESVTQGHRIGSWTALGVGCGIFLHVAYSLLGIGLIVSQSIVLFNLFKWLAAAYLLYLGWRALRARPQAPTDVTAAGGTVRSAGSAFAMGFVTNGLNPKATLFFLSLFTVVINHDTPLLVQAGYGAYLAIATICWFLLVAWLFSRARVRAGFARMGHWFDRATGAVLIALGARLALSEIG; the protein is encoded by the coding sequence GTGTACTGGATGGAGTTTCTGACCGTAGCGCTGGTGCATCTGCTCGCCGTGGCCAGCCCCGGACCGGATTTCGCGGTGGTGGTGCGCGAGAGCGTGACGCAGGGGCATCGGATCGGCAGCTGGACGGCGCTGGGCGTCGGCTGCGGCATCTTCCTGCATGTCGCCTACTCGCTGCTCGGGATCGGCCTGATCGTCTCGCAGTCGATCGTCCTGTTCAACCTCTTCAAATGGCTGGCGGCCGCCTATCTGCTCTATCTGGGCTGGCGTGCGCTGCGTGCCCGGCCGCAGGCGCCGACCGACGTGACGGCTGCCGGTGGAACGGTACGTTCGGCCGGCAGCGCCTTCGCCATGGGCTTCGTCACCAACGGCCTGAATCCCAAGGCCACGCTGTTCTTCCTGTCGCTATTCACGGTGGTGATCAACCACGATACGCCGCTGCTGGTGCAGGCCGGCTACGGTGCCTATCTGGCGATCGCGACGATCTGCTGGTTCCTGCTGGTGGCCTGGCTGTTCAGCCGGGCCCGCGTGCGCGCTGGCTTTGCGCGCATGGGGCACTGGTTCGATCGTGCCACCGGAGCGGTGCTGATCGCGCTCGGCGCACGGCTGGCGCTCAGCGAAATTGGCTGA
- a CDS encoding class I SAM-dependent methyltransferase encodes MDPRSEVMLRQAQLFDGKLLLAGLPADDLLGQLPQASGWSWHAGEQQRLQRRFAGRCSFGVDAPAGNFEAAVLFLPKSRELTEYLLQTLAARLAGRPLYLVGEKRAGVERAARQLAAFGHARKLDSARHCQLWQVQVEQTPAHPELSALAERFQLELADGPLQVVSLPGVFSHGRLDRGSALLLEHLDDLPATGRLLDFGCGAGVLGATLKRRYPQSELFLLDVDAFALESSRLTLAANGLEATLIAGDGIDAAPFELSAIVSNPPFHHGVHTSYEASEALLERAARHLAAGGELRLVANAFLRYPPLIETHLGHCQTLAEADGFRIYRAVHQP; translated from the coding sequence ATGGACCCGCGAAGCGAAGTAATGCTGCGGCAGGCGCAGCTGTTCGACGGCAAGCTGCTGCTGGCCGGATTGCCGGCCGACGACCTGCTCGGTCAGCTGCCGCAGGCGTCCGGCTGGAGCTGGCATGCGGGCGAGCAGCAGCGTCTGCAGCGGCGTTTTGCCGGACGCTGCAGCTTCGGCGTCGATGCGCCGGCCGGCAACTTCGAGGCCGCCGTGCTGTTCCTGCCCAAATCCCGCGAGCTGACCGAGTACCTGCTGCAGACGCTGGCCGCGCGCCTCGCCGGCCGCCCGCTGTATCTGGTCGGCGAGAAACGCGCCGGCGTGGAGCGCGCCGCACGCCAGCTGGCCGCCTTCGGCCATGCACGCAAGCTCGACAGCGCGCGGCATTGCCAGCTCTGGCAGGTGCAGGTCGAGCAGACCCCGGCCCACCCCGAGCTGAGCGCGCTGGCCGAACGCTTCCAGCTGGAGCTGGCGGACGGTCCGCTGCAGGTGGTCAGTCTGCCCGGGGTGTTCAGCCACGGCCGGCTGGATCGCGGCAGCGCCCTGCTGCTCGAACACCTCGACGACCTGCCCGCGACCGGCCGACTGCTGGACTTCGGCTGCGGCGCCGGCGTGCTCGGTGCCACCCTGAAGCGGCGCTATCCGCAGAGCGAGCTGTTCCTGCTGGACGTGGATGCCTTCGCCCTCGAGAGCAGCCGCCTGACCCTGGCCGCCAACGGTCTGGAGGCGACGCTGATCGCCGGCGACGGCATCGACGCGGCGCCGTTCGAGCTGAGCGCCATCGTCAGCAATCCGCCGTTCCACCACGGCGTGCACACCAGTTACGAGGCCAGCGAAGCGCTGCTCGAACGCGCCGCGCGGCACCTGGCCGCTGGTGGCGAGCTGCGTCTGGTGGCCAACGCCTTTCTGCGCTATCCGCCGCTGATCGAGACCCATCTGGGCCACTGCCAGACCCTCGCCGAGGCCGACGGTTTTCGCATCTACCGCGCCGTACATCAGCCGTAG
- a CDS encoding D-serine ammonia-lyase, with the protein MIHGKTLEAWCTSHPLLSELLALRETTWFNPAIAPTATALADVGLTANDVAEASARLQRFAPYLAKVFPETAAAGGIIESPLVPLPTLGRQLLDEIGVAAGGALWLKADNQLPISGSIKARGGIHEVLKHAEDLALQAGLIRPGDDYAALASDAARAFLGRYRIAVGSTGNLGLSIGIVSARLGFQATVHMSADARQWKKDRLRASGVTVVEYASDYSVAVAQGREQAASDPNCYFVDDENSPQLFLGYAVAAERLARQFEQAGIQVDAEHPLFVYLPCGVGGGPGGVAFGLKLAFGDAVHCLFAEPTHSPCMLLGVYSGLHDAVCVQDFGIDNVTAADGLAVGRPSGFVGRAMQRLIDGYYTVTDETLSRLLASAWELEQVRLEPSALAGMPGLQRVLRAPDYLQRIGVDPARLARATHLVWGTGGSMVPDAEFAAYLAQGRALQR; encoded by the coding sequence ATGATTCACGGCAAGACACTCGAAGCCTGGTGCACCAGCCATCCGCTGCTCAGCGAGCTGCTGGCCCTGCGCGAAACCACGTGGTTCAACCCGGCCATCGCACCGACCGCGACGGCACTGGCCGATGTCGGTCTGACGGCGAATGACGTCGCCGAGGCCAGTGCCCGCCTGCAGCGCTTCGCGCCCTATCTGGCCAAGGTCTTCCCGGAAACCGCGGCGGCCGGCGGCATCATCGAATCGCCGCTGGTGCCGCTGCCGACGCTGGGGCGTCAGCTGCTGGACGAGATCGGCGTGGCCGCGGGCGGCGCGCTGTGGCTGAAGGCGGACAACCAGCTGCCCATCTCCGGCTCGATCAAGGCGCGCGGCGGTATCCATGAAGTGCTCAAGCACGCCGAAGATCTCGCGCTGCAGGCAGGCCTGATCCGTCCCGGCGATGATTACGCCGCGCTGGCCAGCGACGCCGCCCGGGCGTTCCTCGGCCGCTACCGTATCGCTGTCGGGTCCACCGGCAATCTCGGCCTGTCGATCGGCATCGTCAGTGCCCGGCTGGGCTTTCAGGCGACCGTGCACATGTCGGCGGACGCCCGCCAATGGAAGAAGGACCGGCTCAGGGCCAGCGGCGTGACGGTGGTCGAATACGCCTCGGACTACAGCGTCGCGGTGGCCCAGGGGCGCGAACAGGCGGCGAGCGATCCGAACTGCTATTTCGTCGACGACGAGAACTCGCCGCAGCTGTTTCTCGGTTACGCGGTTGCCGCCGAACGCCTGGCGCGGCAGTTCGAGCAGGCCGGCATTCAGGTCGATGCCGAACACCCACTGTTCGTCTATCTGCCCTGCGGCGTCGGCGGCGGTCCCGGTGGGGTTGCCTTCGGCCTCAAGCTGGCCTTCGGCGATGCGGTGCATTGCCTGTTCGCCGAGCCGACCCACTCGCCGTGCATGCTACTGGGCGTCTACAGCGGGCTGCACGATGCGGTCTGCGTGCAGGATTTCGGCATCGACAACGTCACCGCCGCGGATGGGCTGGCGGTCGGGCGACCGTCCGGTTTCGTCGGCAGGGCGATGCAACGGTTGATCGACGGCTACTACACGGTGACGGATGAGACGCTCTCGCGCCTGTTGGCCAGCGCCTGGGAGCTGGAACAGGTGCGCCTGGAGCCTTCGGCGCTGGCGGGGATGCCGGGCCTGCAGCGCGTGCTGCGCGCGCCCGACTATTTGCAGCGGATCGGCGTCGATCCGGCGCGGTTGGCGCGGGCGACGCATCTGGTCTGGGGAACCGGTGGCAGCATGGTGCCGGACGCGGAGTTCGCCGCCTATCTGGCCCAGGGGCGCGCGCTGCAACGGTAG
- a CDS encoding ester cyclase translates to MSADGRKKRVCTHIDLSWNKGRLALSEQLQSRYFSYKSSLLSQPLNAAGFAELVRAVRGAMPDLEVMVDECLCEGHKVITTSTVMGTLTQPLLGWPASDKILAIAAISTWTLNSAGDIEEISTLIDLENARLQLGLHSALSGFIPAS, encoded by the coding sequence ATGTCAGCGGATGGACGCAAGAAACGAGTCTGCACTCATATCGATCTGAGCTGGAACAAGGGCCGCCTGGCCCTTTCCGAGCAGTTGCAGAGCCGTTATTTCAGCTACAAGAGCTCGCTGCTCAGCCAGCCCCTGAACGCGGCCGGCTTCGCTGAGCTGGTGCGCGCCGTTCGCGGTGCGATGCCGGACCTGGAAGTGATGGTCGATGAGTGTCTCTGCGAAGGCCACAAGGTCATCACCACCAGCACGGTGATGGGCACCCTGACTCAACCGCTGCTGGGCTGGCCGGCGAGCGACAAGATTCTCGCCATCGCGGCGATCAGCACCTGGACGCTGAACAGCGCCGGTGACATCGAGGAAATCAGCACGTTGATCGATCTGGAAAATGCGCGCCTGCAGCTCGGGCTGCATAGCGCGCTCTCCGGGTTTATCCCGGCCAGCTGA
- a CDS encoding 2-hydroxyacid dehydrogenase: MTLYRAVFLDLAPLDQGDLDLAPLRTAFDELICHTQSAPQEIVERLQGAQVAIVNKLALTDETLARCADLKLILIAATGTNNVDLESARRRGITVCNCQAYGTPTVAQHTLMLLLALATRLPDYQAAVARGRWQQSGQFCLLDYPIVELEGKTLGLLGHGELGSAVARLAEAFGMRVLTGNLPGRPPRPGRLDLEELLPQVDALTLHCPLTEQTRNLIGARELQLMKPSAFLINAARGGLVDEQALADALRRGHLGGAATDVLTSEPPSDDNPLLAADVPRLIVTPHSAWGSREARQRIVGQLAENATAFAAGTPTRQVN; this comes from the coding sequence ATGACCCTTTATCGCGCCGTTTTCCTCGATCTCGCCCCGCTTGACCAGGGTGATCTCGATCTCGCCCCGCTGCGGACCGCCTTCGACGAGCTGATCTGCCACACGCAGAGCGCGCCGCAGGAGATCGTCGAGCGCCTGCAGGGCGCGCAGGTGGCGATCGTCAACAAGCTCGCCCTGACCGACGAAACGCTCGCCCGCTGCGCCGACCTCAAGCTGATCCTGATCGCCGCCACCGGCACCAACAATGTCGACCTGGAATCGGCGCGCCGGCGCGGCATCACCGTCTGCAACTGCCAGGCGTACGGCACGCCGACCGTGGCCCAGCACACGCTGATGCTGCTGCTGGCACTGGCTACCCGCCTGCCGGACTACCAGGCCGCCGTCGCCCGCGGGCGCTGGCAGCAGAGCGGGCAGTTCTGTCTGCTGGATTACCCAATCGTCGAGCTGGAGGGGAAAACGCTCGGCCTGCTTGGTCACGGCGAACTCGGCAGCGCCGTGGCGCGCCTGGCCGAAGCCTTCGGCATGCGCGTCCTGACCGGCAACCTGCCGGGGCGTCCGCCACGTCCGGGACGCCTGGATCTGGAGGAGCTGTTGCCGCAGGTCGATGCGCTGACACTGCATTGCCCGCTGACCGAGCAGACCCGCAACCTGATCGGCGCGCGCGAACTGCAGCTGATGAAGCCCAGCGCATTTCTGATCAACGCGGCGCGCGGCGGGCTGGTCGACGAACAGGCGCTGGCCGACGCCCTGCGCCGTGGCCACCTGGGCGGCGCGGCCACCGACGTGCTGACCAGCGAACCACCCAGCGATGACAATCCGCTGCTGGCCGCCGATGTGCCACGGCTGATCGTCACGCCGCACAGCGCGTGGGGCAGCCGCGAGGCACGCCAGCGCATCGTCGGCCAGCTGGCGGAGAACGCCACGGCATTCGCCGCCGGCACGCCGACGCGGCAGGTGAACTGA
- a CDS encoding TMEM165/GDT1 family protein codes for MESFFIPTLIVALAEIGDKTQLLALLLAARYRRPWPIIWGIVVATLANHAAAGAVGSWVSGLFSPAALSWILAACFAAVALWTLVPDKLDEDEAKLGRPYGPFVATVIAFFIAEMGDKTQIATVMLAAQYPDFLLVILGTTAGMLIANVPVVLVSHFAADRLPLTLIRRVAAAGFGLLALYAVYEALKLSGMLSG; via the coding sequence TTGGAATCGTTCTTCATCCCCACACTGATCGTTGCGCTCGCCGAGATCGGCGACAAGACGCAGCTGCTTGCCCTTCTGCTCGCCGCCCGCTATCGGCGCCCGTGGCCGATCATCTGGGGTATCGTGGTCGCCACGCTGGCCAATCACGCGGCTGCCGGTGCTGTGGGCAGCTGGGTTTCGGGGCTGTTCTCGCCCGCCGCACTGAGCTGGATTCTCGCCGCCTGCTTCGCCGCCGTCGCGCTGTGGACGCTGGTGCCAGACAAGCTGGATGAAGACGAAGCCAAGCTGGGCCGACCCTATGGCCCCTTCGTCGCCACGGTGATTGCCTTCTTCATTGCAGAGATGGGCGACAAGACGCAGATCGCCACCGTGATGCTCGCCGCCCAGTACCCGGATTTCCTGCTGGTCATTCTCGGCACCACCGCCGGCATGCTGATCGCCAACGTGCCGGTGGTGCTGGTCAGCCACTTCGCCGCCGACCGCCTGCCGCTGACGCTGATCCGCCGCGTGGCCGCCGCCGGCTTCGGTCTGCTGGCGCTGTATGCCGTGTACGAGGCGCTGAAGCTCAGCGGCATGCTCTCAGGCTGA
- a CDS encoding OmpA family protein produces the protein MKKLNLTAAAVAVALLVGCTTNPYTGEREAGKAGIYGGIGAVSGAVIGAATSSKKDRAKGALIGAAVGGAAGGGYGYYVDTQEAKLRQTLQGTGVQVQREGDNLTLIMPGNITFASSSADIASNFYPTLNSLVQVFKEFDKNGVDIVGHTDSTGSLQLNQDLSNRRAQSVASYLISNGVPSSRISASGVGPSQPVASNDTAAGRAQNRRVEINLRPL, from the coding sequence ATGAAAAAGCTGAACTTGACTGCCGCTGCGGTGGCCGTTGCCCTGCTGGTCGGTTGCACCACCAACCCTTACACCGGTGAACGCGAAGCCGGCAAGGCGGGTATCTATGGCGGCATCGGGGCGGTCAGCGGCGCGGTGATCGGTGCGGCGACTTCCAGCAAGAAGGACCGTGCCAAGGGCGCGCTGATCGGTGCGGCAGTCGGTGGCGCGGCCGGTGGTGGCTATGGCTATTACGTCGACACCCAGGAAGCCAAGCTGCGCCAGACGCTGCAGGGCACCGGCGTGCAGGTGCAGCGTGAGGGCGACAACCTGACCCTGATCATGCCGGGCAACATCACCTTCGCCAGCAGCTCGGCGGACATCGCCAGCAACTTCTATCCGACGCTGAATTCGCTGGTACAGGTGTTCAAGGAGTTCGACAAGAACGGTGTGGATATCGTCGGCCACACCGACAGCACCGGCTCGCTACAGCTGAATCAGGACCTGTCCAACCGTCGCGCGCAGAGCGTGGCGTCCTACCTGATCAGCAACGGCGTGCCGTCCTCGCGCATCTCCGCCTCGGGTGTCGGCCCGAGCCAGCCGGTCGCCAGCAACGACACGGCCGCCGGCCGCGCGCAGAACCGCCGCGTCGAGATCAATCTGCGTCCGCTGTAA
- a CDS encoding M48 family metallopeptidase, with translation MPKLQPLSVLIAAALLAGCQAVNTTSGGAVGVDRKQYMFSMLSTEQVNQMYAQSYQQTLSEASSKGVLAKSGPLTRRVDAIAQRLIAKVPVFRPDAAQWDWAVNVIDSPELNANCGPGGKIIFYTGLIEKLQLSDDEIAAVMGHEIAHALREHGREAMSKAYGVQMATQLGSAMGVGSGSLQLANMGVEYLMTLPNSRGNENEADLIGLELAARAGYNPNAALTLWEKMASAGGSAPPEFMSTHPSSSTRTATLKANIPKVMPLYEQARR, from the coding sequence ATGCCCAAGCTGCAACCCTTGTCCGTGCTGATCGCCGCCGCGCTGCTGGCCGGCTGCCAGGCCGTCAACACCACCAGCGGCGGCGCCGTCGGCGTCGACCGTAAGCAGTACATGTTCAGCATGCTGTCGACCGAACAGGTCAACCAGATGTATGCCCAGTCGTATCAGCAGACCCTGAGCGAAGCCTCCAGCAAGGGCGTGCTGGCCAAGAGCGGACCGCTGACGCGGCGTGTCGACGCCATCGCGCAGCGCCTGATCGCCAAGGTTCCGGTTTTCCGCCCGGATGCGGCGCAGTGGGACTGGGCGGTCAACGTCATCGACAGCCCGGAACTCAACGCCAATTGCGGCCCGGGCGGCAAGATCATCTTCTACACCGGGCTGATCGAGAAGCTTCAGCTCAGCGACGACGAGATCGCCGCGGTGATGGGTCACGAGATTGCCCACGCCTTGCGCGAGCACGGCCGCGAGGCGATGTCCAAGGCCTATGGCGTGCAGATGGCCACCCAGCTCGGTTCGGCGATGGGGGTCGGTAGCGGCAGCCTGCAGCTGGCGAACATGGGCGTCGAATACCTGATGACGCTGCCCAACAGTCGGGGCAACGAAAACGAGGCGGATCTGATCGGTCTCGAGCTGGCCGCGCGGGCCGGCTACAACCCCAACGCGGCGCTGACCCTGTGGGAGAAAATGGCTTCGGCGGGCGGTTCGGCGCCGCCTGAGTTCATGAGCACCCACCCGTCTTCCAGCACGCGTACCGCGACGCTCAAGGCCAACATCCCGAAAGTGATGCCGCTGTACGAGCAGGCGCGTCGCTGA
- a CDS encoding fatty acid--CoA ligase — translation MLQTRVIKPAATAYQYPLLIKRLLLSGLRYERSREIVYRDQLRFDYRTLNQRIARLANVLTAAGVKAGDTVAVMDWDSHRYLECMFAIPMIGAVVHTINVRLSPDQILYTMNHAEDRFVLVNSEFVPLYQAIAGQLSTVEKTLLLTDGEAVATDLPDCVGEYESLLAAAEPHYDFPDFDEDSVATTFYTTGTTGNPKGVYFTHRQLVLHTLAAAVTVGCRENPQLMGAGDVYMPITPMFHVHAWGLPYVATMLGLKQVYPGRYDPDFLIELWRRERVTFSHCVPTIVQMLLNAKAAQDVDFAGWKITIGGSALTRGLYDAARARGMNLIAAYGMSETCPLISGAHINDELLAADDETRIAYQLKAGVPVVLVDAAIQTPDGRFLPADGESQGELVLRAPWLTQGYFNEPEKSEELWAGGWLHTGDVAVIDEMGNIDIRDRLKDVIKTGGEWISSLALEGLISQHAAVREVAVVGVPDERWGERPFALLVLREGHTLSAQALKTFLEPAVAQGHINKWAVPQQIAVVGEIPKTSVGKLDKKRIRVDIARWLEEGHAAISGL, via the coding sequence ATGCTGCAGACCCGCGTGATCAAGCCCGCCGCGACCGCCTATCAGTACCCTCTGTTGATCAAGCGCCTGCTGCTGTCGGGGCTGCGTTACGAGCGCAGCCGCGAGATCGTCTACCGCGACCAGCTGCGTTTCGACTACCGCACACTGAACCAGCGCATCGCGCGACTGGCCAACGTGCTGACCGCTGCTGGCGTCAAGGCGGGCGATACGGTGGCGGTGATGGACTGGGACAGCCATCGCTACCTCGAATGCATGTTCGCCATTCCGATGATCGGCGCGGTGGTACACACCATCAACGTGCGCCTGTCGCCAGACCAGATCCTCTACACGATGAACCACGCCGAGGATCGCTTCGTGCTGGTCAACAGCGAATTCGTGCCGCTCTACCAAGCCATCGCCGGGCAGCTGAGCACGGTGGAGAAGACCCTGCTGCTCACCGACGGCGAGGCCGTCGCGACCGATCTACCGGACTGCGTGGGCGAGTACGAAAGCCTGCTGGCGGCGGCCGAGCCGCATTACGACTTCCCTGACTTCGACGAGGATTCGGTCGCCACCACCTTCTACACCACCGGCACCACCGGTAATCCGAAGGGCGTGTATTTCACCCATCGCCAGCTGGTGCTGCATACGCTGGCGGCGGCGGTGACCGTCGGCTGTCGCGAAAATCCGCAGCTGATGGGTGCCGGCGACGTCTACATGCCGATCACGCCGATGTTCCACGTGCACGCCTGGGGCCTGCCGTACGTCGCCACCATGCTCGGGCTCAAGCAGGTGTATCCGGGGCGCTACGACCCGGATTTCCTCATCGAGCTGTGGCGTCGCGAGCGGGTGACCTTCTCTCACTGCGTGCCGACCATCGTGCAGATGCTGCTCAACGCCAAGGCCGCGCAGGACGTGGACTTTGCCGGCTGGAAGATCACCATCGGCGGCAGTGCGCTGACGCGCGGGCTGTACGATGCGGCCCGTGCACGCGGAATGAACCTGATCGCCGCCTACGGCATGTCGGAGACCTGCCCGCTGATTTCCGGTGCGCACATTAACGACGAGCTGCTCGCCGCCGATGACGAGACCCGTATCGCCTATCAGCTCAAGGCCGGCGTACCGGTGGTGCTGGTGGACGCCGCGATCCAGACGCCGGATGGTCGCTTCCTGCCTGCCGACGGCGAGTCGCAGGGCGAGCTGGTGCTGCGCGCGCCCTGGCTGACCCAGGGCTATTTCAACGAGCCGGAGAAGAGCGAGGAACTCTGGGCGGGCGGCTGGCTGCACACCGGCGATGTGGCAGTGATCGACGAGATGGGCAACATCGATATCCGCGACCGCCTCAAGGACGTGATCAAGACCGGCGGCGAGTGGATTTCCTCGCTGGCGCTCGAAGGACTGATCAGCCAGCACGCGGCGGTCCGCGAGGTGGCGGTGGTGGGCGTGCCGGACGAGCGCTGGGGCGAGCGGCCGTTCGCCTTGCTGGTGCTCCGCGAAGGACACACGCTGAGCGCCCAGGCGTTGAAGACATTCCTCGAGCCCGCCGTGGCGCAGGGGCATATCAACAAGTGGGCAGTGCCGCAGCAAATCGCGGTGGTCGGCGAGATCCCCAAGACCAGCGTGGGCAAGCTGGACAAGAAGCGTATCCGCGTGGATATCGCGCGCTGGCTGGAGGAGGGGCACGCGGCGATCTCGGGCCTCTGA